From a region of the Methanolobus tindarius DSM 2278 genome:
- a CDS encoding NOP5/NOP56 family protein gives MQESSKDNPQSVPLQRADLRDAALECGFVELDEDYDILLREVCIRAAKSQISQTDTDDSRIIQAVEALDDIDKNVNELSERLFEWYGRYFPELEMTGEELANFVSTYGSRINVPEDHEMSEKASQSMGAELLFADEELLRTFANNICSLYDTRRYIENYINTSMGSVAPNLCEIAGASLGARLMSMAGSLEKLAAFPSSTVQVIGANRALFKHLRSRAPSPKHGIIFNNPVIKNAPWWQRGKLARALAAKISLAARTDFYSGELDSTIKEALDKKLEHIRQTNPNPPERKPEAKPQVKGGKRRSRGRKKNKKSGGNN, from the coding sequence TTGCAGGAAAGTTCAAAGGACAATCCACAGTCTGTCCCGTTACAGAGGGCAGATTTAAGAGATGCTGCACTGGAATGTGGCTTTGTTGAACTTGATGAGGATTATGATATTCTTCTTCGTGAGGTTTGTATAAGGGCCGCAAAGAGCCAGATTTCTCAAACTGACACTGATGATTCAAGAATTATCCAGGCAGTTGAAGCGCTGGATGATATAGATAAGAATGTAAATGAGTTGAGCGAGCGCCTGTTTGAGTGGTACGGAAGGTATTTCCCGGAACTTGAAATGACAGGTGAGGAGCTTGCAAACTTTGTTTCCACTTACGGTTCAAGGATAAATGTTCCTGAGGACCATGAAATGTCAGAGAAGGCATCACAATCAATGGGTGCTGAACTCCTGTTTGCAGATGAGGAGCTTCTGAGGACTTTTGCAAATAACATCTGCAGCCTGTATGATACACGCAGGTATATTGAGAATTATATTAATACGAGCATGGGTTCAGTGGCACCGAACCTTTGCGAGATTGCAGGTGCTTCACTTGGTGCCCGCTTAATGAGTATGGCAGGAAGCCTTGAGAAACTGGCAGCTTTCCCATCCAGCACGGTTCAGGTGATTGGTGCGAACAGGGCGCTTTTCAAGCATCTTCGTTCCCGGGCACCTTCTCCAAAACACGGAATTATCTTTAACAATCCTGTTATTAAGAATGCGCCCTGGTGGCAGAGAGGAAAACTTGCAAGGGCACTTGCAGCTAAAATAAGCCTTGCTGCAAGGACTGACTTTTATTCAGGTGAGCTTGACTCAACTATCAAGGAAGCTCTTGATAAGAAACTGGAGCACATAAGGCAGACTAACCCGAATCCTCCTGAGAGGAAGCCGGAAGCAAAACCACAAGTTAAAGGTGGTAAACGCAGGAGCAGAGGGCGAAAGAAGAACAAAAAGTCAGGAGGTAATAACTGA
- a CDS encoding beta-ribofuranosylaminobenzene 5'-phosphate synthase, whose protein sequence is MITIKSPSRLHLTLIDLNAQLGRVDGGAGISIESPHVIISAEKSDTIEVVGDSFLAERIIGAVKQVIPEGEGISLKIEEDMLAHVGFGSGTQAALSAAAAVNEIYGLGKSVRELAIAVGRGGTSGIGVASFEMGGFIVDGGHRFSDKGSFSPSSASRADPAPVLFRHDFPDWSIVLALPDTTGAYAAKEVNIFQKECPIPLSEVQELSHIILMKMMPAIMEQDIEAFGYCINHIQGLGFKQREVALQHQVVKEVMTLMQDNGAYGAGMSSFGPAVYGIVENPEDAAYLQEDVQELLDRTIGGKVLVTRANNSGAEIRRV, encoded by the coding sequence ATGATTACTATTAAGTCCCCATCAAGACTTCATCTGACTCTTATTGATCTTAATGCGCAACTTGGAAGAGTGGATGGAGGTGCAGGAATTTCGATAGAATCTCCACATGTTATTATATCTGCGGAGAAATCAGATACTATTGAAGTGGTGGGTGATTCTTTTCTTGCTGAAAGGATTATAGGTGCCGTAAAACAGGTAATTCCTGAAGGCGAGGGTATCAGCCTTAAAATAGAGGAGGATATGCTGGCACACGTTGGTTTTGGCTCCGGCACCCAGGCAGCACTTTCCGCTGCTGCAGCTGTAAATGAGATATATGGTCTCGGCAAAAGCGTAAGGGAACTTGCAATTGCTGTAGGACGCGGTGGGACTTCCGGCATTGGTGTCGCATCATTTGAAATGGGCGGTTTCATAGTTGATGGTGGGCACAGGTTCAGTGACAAAGGTTCATTTTCTCCATCTTCTGCAAGCAGGGCAGACCCGGCTCCAGTGCTTTTCAGACATGATTTTCCTGACTGGAGCATAGTGCTTGCACTTCCTGATACCACAGGAGCGTACGCTGCCAAAGAGGTTAATATCTTCCAGAAAGAGTGTCCGATTCCTCTTAGTGAGGTTCAGGAACTCTCCCACATTATTCTTATGAAAATGATGCCTGCAATAATGGAGCAGGATATTGAAGCATTTGGTTATTGCATAAACCATATACAGGGTCTTGGTTTTAAACAACGCGAAGTAGCTTTACAGCATCAGGTTGTGAAAGAGGTTATGACACTTATGCAGGACAATGGTGCCTACGGTGCAGGTATGAGCTCATTCGGACCTGCTGTTTATGGGATTGTTGAAAATCCTGAAGATGCTGCATACCTGCAGGAAGATGTGCAGGAACTTCTTGACAGGACAATAGGTGGCAAGGTTCTGGTAACCAGAGCGAACAACAGTGGCGCAGAGATAAGGAGGGTTTGA
- a CDS encoding DUF2953 domain-containing protein, producing MLSILALILLLIAFLILLVLLAAIDVVFDVKGSGVSVEHTVIVHWLLFSRQVSPEQDDKINDEHSDDDFPEEFKDAEKYVTEKIKDHFQKSDREKKVKGKKKRSLDMTYSEMIQTSRQLRVPVFRLLKGIIFAIKIPDARVNAFYGFPDPSYTGVACGYSHALVSYLECHFENLKINLVPDFVDSRIEFDMSGKLRIRLYRFIPVILKFILNMSVLRFSWSFFIKKYYRKSSVNL from the coding sequence ATGCTATCAATTTTAGCGTTGATACTGCTTCTTATTGCATTTTTAATTCTCTTAGTTCTGCTTGCCGCAATAGATGTTGTTTTTGATGTGAAAGGTTCAGGCGTTTCAGTTGAACATACTGTTATTGTTCACTGGTTATTATTTTCCAGACAGGTAAGTCCCGAGCAGGATGATAAAATTAATGATGAGCATTCAGATGATGATTTTCCGGAAGAATTCAAGGATGCGGAAAAGTATGTCACAGAAAAGATAAAAGATCATTTTCAGAAATCTGATCGCGAGAAAAAAGTGAAAGGAAAAAAGAAAAGGTCATTGGATATGACCTATTCCGAGATGATACAGACTTCCAGACAACTGAGAGTCCCGGTTTTCAGGCTTCTCAAGGGAATAATATTTGCTATAAAAATTCCTGATGCCAGAGTAAATGCATTTTATGGATTCCCTGATCCTTCATATACTGGCGTTGCATGTGGTTACTCTCATGCATTGGTATCTTATCTTGAATGTCATTTTGAGAACCTGAAAATAAATCTTGTACCGGACTTTGTGGACAGCAGGATTGAATTTGATATGTCGGGGAAACTCCGTATTAGATTATATCGCTTTATTCCTGTAATTTTGAAGTTTATACTTAATATGAGTGTGCTGAGGTTTTCATGGAGCTTTTTTATTAAAAAATATTACAGAAAATCAAGTGTTAATCTTTAA
- a CDS encoding GerW family sporulation protein, with protein sequence MALEDLMKEVSGELERLVSTKTVVGEAMVVGETTIIPVTKVSFGFGTGGGEGKKMGEEEGFGGGGGAGAKIEPVAFIVISAEGTKLMTLSGQTDFGKILESVPGLIEKVKSMKKSKKDESCEGGEPCEGSVEPSDD encoded by the coding sequence ATGGCATTAGAAGATCTGATGAAAGAAGTATCCGGCGAACTTGAAAGACTTGTGAGTACAAAGACTGTAGTTGGGGAAGCTATGGTCGTAGGTGAGACAACCATTATTCCTGTCACCAAAGTTTCATTTGGATTTGGAACCGGCGGTGGCGAAGGCAAGAAAATGGGTGAGGAAGAAGGCTTTGGCGGCGGCGGAGGTGCCGGTGCGAAGATTGAGCCTGTTGCATTCATCGTAATTTCTGCGGAAGGCACAAAACTCATGACCCTGTCTGGACAGACAGATTTTGGAAAGATACTTGAATCCGTTCCGGGGCTTATTGAGAAAGTTAAGTCAATGAAGAAGTCAAAGAAAGATGAAAGTTGTGAAGGCGGCGAACCTTGTGAGGGTTCAGTAGAGCCTTCCGATGACTGA
- a CDS encoding ATP-dependent DNA helicase, with protein sequence MSGKTGYMKYFPKETCYPNQQDAMDKIHASLINKEIILFEGACGTGKTLSALAPALNVGKQLQKTVIIATNVHQQMVQFINEASEIKQTNDVKVAVLKGKSTMCPNETDYEECRLKRENTFELLETERELALKKQEMKSAYENYKKSKDPALIALRDALSKELDVAEEKSKELRKRSCNELYEVLRYDGEAFRQWLFSDVRTPEEVNDYAFQKGMCGYELLKRELKHADLLICNFHHVLNSDIFMTVLNWLEKEPQDVIVIFDEAHNIESAARSHSSITITEHTLEKAISEIEANLDIMPDGGIHNLLKMLTSVMQDIYNNRFKFGERERVGRHWYDMRISDPYERNDMVRGKFLKQALEAGFGDEAAIQATLSEASAFGAMLDENYREQYKKGLTGVLKRSHIRYAADFLSSYLVLSNNLNYYPVLNVRRDLNDEIYGRIELFTCIPKNVTEPLFDSVFSAVLMSATLRPFDMVKSTLGIARPTCELSYGTSFPEEKRLTLSVSVPPLFAKTRDDPQTLQALEEVLFDSIEQTEGNVIIFFQSSFEARRYYNKLEKRLNVSVFLDEVGVSSQEIREDFFRMGESGGKAVLVSYIWGTLSEGIDYRDGRGRTVIIVGVGYPALNDRMNAVESAYDHTFGYGAGWEFAVQVPTIRKIRQAMGRVVRSPVDYGVRILLDGRFTTEAPKKFGKFSVFEMFPDDERDEFIDVDPEKVKYSLMNFFQDNSEK encoded by the coding sequence ATGAGCGGCAAAACCGGATACATGAAATATTTCCCAAAGGAAACCTGCTACCCGAACCAGCAGGACGCAATGGATAAGATCCATGCTTCTCTCATTAATAAGGAGATCATACTTTTTGAAGGAGCATGTGGTACAGGCAAGACACTCAGTGCACTTGCACCTGCACTTAATGTAGGGAAACAACTTCAGAAGACGGTAATAATTGCAACAAACGTTCATCAGCAAATGGTTCAGTTCATAAACGAAGCAAGTGAAATAAAACAGACAAACGATGTGAAAGTTGCAGTTTTAAAAGGCAAATCCACAATGTGTCCCAATGAGACTGATTACGAGGAATGCAGGCTCAAACGTGAAAACACATTTGAACTCCTGGAAACCGAAAGGGAACTTGCTCTTAAGAAACAGGAAATGAAGTCTGCGTATGAGAATTATAAAAAATCAAAGGATCCTGCCCTCATAGCACTACGTGATGCTCTTTCTAAAGAACTTGATGTTGCAGAGGAAAAATCAAAAGAGCTTCGTAAGCGCTCCTGCAATGAACTTTATGAGGTTCTGCGTTATGATGGTGAAGCTTTCAGGCAATGGTTATTCTCAGATGTACGCACACCTGAAGAGGTCAATGATTATGCTTTCCAGAAGGGCATGTGTGGCTATGAACTCCTCAAACGTGAACTGAAACATGCAGATCTTCTGATATGTAACTTCCATCATGTGCTCAATTCCGATATTTTCATGACCGTTCTGAACTGGCTTGAGAAAGAGCCACAGGATGTTATTGTTATCTTTGACGAAGCACACAACATCGAATCTGCAGCAAGATCTCATTCATCCATTACAATTACAGAGCACACACTGGAAAAAGCAATCTCAGAAATCGAGGCAAATCTCGATATTATGCCGGATGGTGGAATTCACAATCTGCTAAAGATGCTGACCAGTGTTATGCAGGATATCTACAACAACCGTTTCAAATTCGGAGAACGTGAGCGTGTTGGAAGACACTGGTATGACATGCGCATCAGTGACCCTTATGAACGAAATGATATGGTTAGAGGCAAATTCCTGAAGCAAGCACTGGAAGCAGGTTTTGGCGACGAAGCTGCAATTCAGGCAACCCTTTCAGAAGCAAGTGCTTTTGGAGCTATGCTTGATGAGAACTACCGTGAACAGTACAAAAAAGGACTTACAGGCGTCCTGAAACGCTCTCACATAAGATACGCGGCAGATTTCCTTTCGTCATATCTTGTACTATCAAATAACCTGAACTATTATCCGGTTTTGAATGTCAGGCGTGATCTTAATGATGAGATCTACGGCCGTATCGAACTTTTTACCTGTATCCCTAAGAATGTAACCGAACCATTGTTTGATTCGGTCTTCTCAGCGGTTCTGATGTCAGCAACATTACGTCCGTTTGATATGGTAAAATCCACTCTTGGAATTGCAAGGCCTACATGTGAATTGTCCTACGGAACATCGTTCCCAGAAGAAAAAAGGCTCACATTATCAGTTTCAGTGCCACCTTTGTTTGCAAAGACAAGAGATGATCCGCAGACCCTACAGGCACTTGAGGAAGTTCTCTTTGATTCTATCGAGCAGACAGAAGGTAATGTGATCATCTTCTTCCAGAGTTCATTCGAAGCCAGAAGGTACTACAATAAGCTGGAGAAACGTCTGAATGTTTCTGTTTTTCTTGATGAGGTGGGTGTGTCATCCCAGGAAATCAGGGAAGATTTCTTCAGGATGGGAGAATCTGGTGGAAAAGCGGTTCTTGTATCTTATATCTGGGGAACCCTCAGTGAGGGGATCGATTACCGTGATGGCAGGGGAAGAACTGTAATTATAGTTGGTGTAGGTTATCCGGCACTGAATGACAGGATGAACGCGGTAGAATCTGCCTATGATCATACTTTTGGTTATGGTGCTGGCTGGGAGTTTGCAGTTCAGGTACCAACAATCCGTAAGATTCGTCAGGCAATGGGAAGAGTTGTGCGCTCTCCGGTTGATTATGGTGTAAGAATTCTTCTTGACGGCAGGTTCACAACCGAAGCACCGAAGAAGTTTGGGAAATTCTCTGTGTTTGAGATGTTCCCTGATGATGAAAGAGATGAATTCATTGATGTTGACCCCGAAAAAGTCAAGTATTCACTGATGAATTTCTTCCAGGATAATTCTGAAAAATAA
- a CDS encoding type IV pilin N-terminal domain-containing protein, with translation MSPILGVVLMLLLTIVLAGITVSAVYSDEMLSSMKPTPVADIDVIYIEGGLPKYPHYVKYEENFIYVRHMGGEPLSLDSTKIVINGMGSAYEGVVPHGTLHTGAIFISYDDLYFDGKDFDYSSNNQVLSDGLWSTGEELILNGQDGISSVSTVYVTINGVTNTSNNYGLKENTMITIKIFDIQTQRLIAESECQVTLAE, from the coding sequence ATGTCACCTATCCTGGGTGTTGTGTTGATGCTACTTTTAACAATAGTACTCGCAGGTATTACAGTCTCTGCGGTTTACAGTGATGAAATGCTGTCATCAATGAAGCCAACTCCTGTTGCAGATATTGATGTAATTTACATCGAAGGTGGGCTTCCAAAATATCCACATTATGTGAAATATGAAGAGAATTTCATTTATGTTAGACATATGGGAGGAGAACCACTATCACTTGACTCTACAAAGATTGTAATCAATGGAATGGGAAGCGCCTATGAAGGTGTTGTTCCACATGGCACTCTACATACTGGTGCTATTTTTATCAGTTATGATGATCTATATTTTGATGGCAAGGATTTTGATTACTCTTCAAATAATCAGGTCCTTTCGGATGGCTTGTGGTCAACAGGTGAAGAATTGATTCTCAATGGACAGGACGGAATTTCCAGCGTCTCGACTGTTTATGTTACTATAAATGGGGTTACAAATACTTCCAATAATTATGGTTTGAAAGAGAATACTATGATAACCATCAAAATATTTGATATTCAGACTCAACGTTTAATTGCCGAATCAGAATGTCAGGTAACTCTGGCAGAATGA
- a CDS encoding 4Fe-4S binding protein → MVAIITVDECVGCGTCIDECPAEAITLNGDNIAIVDAGECLDCGACVDVCPTDAIAME, encoded by the coding sequence ATGGTAGCAATTATTACTGTCGATGAATGCGTAGGATGCGGAACATGTATAGACGAGTGCCCAGCAGAGGCAATCACACTTAACGGTGACAACATTGCAATCGTAGATGCAGGCGAGTGCCTTGACTGCGGTGCATGTGTTGACGTCTGCCCAACAGACGCAATCGCAATGGAATAA
- the pyrH gene encoding UMP kinase, producing MLIILSVGGSILAKELSPDSFKGYAEALKELAKEHEIVIVTGGGASARDYINVARSTGANEVECDYIGIDITRLNAKLLISALGDAAYPEPPKDYKEAQEKLSSGKILVMGGVIPGQTTDAVAAILTEYLGANLLVIATAVDGVYSADPRKDPDAVKYATMTAKELVNTVMTTEMKAGSKSPVDPLAAKIIERCNIETIVMDGSNPQDVLKVIRDESGKTDKKAVYLGTRIIN from the coding sequence ATGTTAATCATATTATCAGTCGGTGGATCAATACTGGCTAAAGAACTCAGCCCTGACAGTTTTAAGGGATATGCTGAAGCTCTTAAAGAGCTTGCCAAAGAGCATGAAATAGTAATCGTTACCGGAGGAGGTGCTTCTGCAAGAGATTACATCAACGTTGCACGAAGTACCGGTGCCAATGAAGTCGAATGTGACTATATAGGAATAGACATAACCCGCCTGAATGCAAAACTTCTCATCTCTGCACTTGGCGACGCTGCCTATCCTGAGCCACCAAAGGACTACAAGGAAGCACAGGAAAAACTTTCATCCGGCAAGATTCTTGTAATGGGCGGCGTTATCCCGGGACAGACTACTGATGCAGTGGCAGCAATCCTTACAGAATATCTTGGCGCAAACCTTCTTGTAATAGCAACAGCAGTTGATGGAGTATATTCCGCAGACCCACGAAAGGATCCTGATGCTGTAAAGTATGCGACAATGACAGCTAAAGAGCTTGTAAACACAGTGATGACCACTGAGATGAAAGCTGGCTCTAAATCGCCTGTAGACCCTCTTGCTGCAAAGATAATCGAACGCTGCAACATCGAGACAATTGTAATGGATGGCAGCAATCCGCAGGATGTGCTGAAGGTTATTCGCGATGAAAGTGGAAAGACTGATAAAAAAGCTGTCTATCTAGGCACGAGGATCATTAACTGA
- a CDS encoding B12-binding domain-containing protein: MSQEKTITQIIDEAKRSILDFDEKGAENAANEALALGYSINEIIEKGFLEGMKAIGDMFEEGNACLLHIFAAADTMDAGLAVFQDCEEYNKLSKNMAIELVGEGQRDEKIDVLEAMFRINGYDVVEIPDNVPIVDFLERDTAFDSIPDSCKEEIMAKVAAHPGVTTFQLSEM, translated from the coding sequence TTGTCTCAGGAAAAAACTATTACACAAATTATAGATGAAGCAAAAAGATCCATACTGGATTTTGATGAGAAAGGCGCAGAAAACGCAGCAAATGAAGCCCTTGCTTTGGGTTACAGCATAAACGAGATTATTGAGAAGGGATTTCTCGAAGGCATGAAAGCAATTGGAGACATGTTTGAAGAGGGAAACGCATGTCTCCTGCACATTTTTGCAGCAGCCGACACAATGGATGCAGGACTTGCTGTATTTCAGGACTGTGAGGAATATAACAAACTTAGCAAGAACATGGCAATTGAGCTTGTAGGCGAAGGACAAAGAGATGAAAAGATCGATGTTCTTGAAGCAATGTTCAGGATAAACGGTTATGATGTTGTTGAGATTCCGGATAATGTTCCTATTGTAGACTTCCTTGAGAGGGATACGGCTTTTGATAGTATTCCGGATTCATGTAAGGAAGAGATCATGGCAAAGGTGGCTGCACATCCGGGTGTTACAACTTTCCAGTTATCTGAAATGTAA
- a CDS encoding isocitrate/isopropylmalate dehydrogenase family protein: MTQYKIPVIPGDGIGPEIIAEGRKVIDAAGEKFGFDVDWVEFPHGADHYLETGELISEDSLKELSGYKGIYLGSIGDDRIAPGVLEKGILLAARFYFDQYINLRPIKLLDGVWCPIKDKTPADIDFTVVRENTEDFYIGIGGRAKSGTSKDLLEVHRTLYNAKFGLDIETDSEEIGYQVGMISKEGTQRVISYAFDLAEKSKKHVSSVDKANVLSDIYGFWREEFNAVAEKHPDVTTDFNYVDAMTMWFVKNPEWFDVVVTPNMFGDIITDLGAMVQGGLGLAPGGNINPEGTSMFEPIHGSAPKYKGQNKVNPIATIWAGAMLIEQMGEKEAADTIVSAIETNISEAKVQTYDMGGSAGTSDVGEDIARIVLGK, translated from the coding sequence ATGACGCAGTATAAAATACCTGTAATACCAGGAGACGGTATCGGACCTGAGATCATAGCAGAAGGACGTAAGGTCATCGATGCTGCAGGTGAGAAATTCGGTTTTGATGTTGACTGGGTAGAGTTCCCACACGGAGCAGATCACTATCTTGAAACAGGAGAACTTATTTCTGAAGATTCCCTGAAAGAACTTTCAGGTTACAAAGGAATCTACCTTGGTTCAATCGGAGATGACAGAATCGCACCTGGAGTGCTTGAAAAAGGTATCCTTCTTGCTGCAAGGTTCTACTTCGACCAGTACATCAATCTCCGTCCAATCAAGCTTCTTGATGGTGTATGGTGTCCTATAAAGGACAAGACTCCTGCAGACATTGACTTTACAGTTGTCAGGGAAAACACCGAAGACTTCTATATAGGAATCGGTGGACGTGCAAAGTCAGGCACTAGCAAGGACTTGCTTGAGGTTCACAGAACACTTTACAACGCAAAGTTCGGTCTTGACATTGAGACTGACAGCGAAGAGATCGGTTACCAGGTTGGTATGATCTCAAAGGAAGGAACACAGAGAGTAATCAGCTATGCATTCGACCTTGCTGAGAAGAGCAAGAAACACGTATCATCAGTTGACAAGGCAAACGTCCTTTCAGATATATACGGATTCTGGAGAGAGGAGTTCAATGCAGTTGCTGAAAAGCATCCTGATGTAACTACAGATTTCAACTATGTTGATGCAATGACCATGTGGTTTGTCAAGAACCCTGAATGGTTCGATGTTGTTGTAACACCAAACATGTTCGGTGACATTATCACTGACCTTGGTGCAATGGTTCAGGGCGGTCTCGGACTTGCTCCCGGAGGAAACATCAACCCTGAAGGTACAAGCATGTTTGAGCCAATTCACGGTTCAGCACCAAAGTACAAGGGACAGAACAAGGTAAACCCAATAGCAACAATCTGGGCAGGAGCTATGCTCATCGAACAGATGGGTGAAAAGGAAGCTGCAGATACTATTGTTTCTGCAATTGAGACCAACATAAGTGAAGCAAAGGTCCAGACATACGATATGGGTGGTTCAGCAGGCACATCAGATGTTGGTGAGGATATTGCAAGAATTGTTCTTGGAAAATAA
- a CDS encoding 3-isopropylmalate dehydratase small subunit yields the protein MSGRVWKFGDDVDTDAVIPGRYLIMNTPEELAAHAFEGVRPEFPKEVKEGDIIVAGNNFGCGSSREHAPIALKGTKINCVIAKSFARIFFRNSINIGVALLECPDTDKIEDGDQLDVDFASGVIKNVTKGEQYQATPLPEFVRGIMDAGGLIEYTRQII from the coding sequence ATGAGCGGAAGAGTCTGGAAATTCGGAGACGATGTTGATACTGATGCTGTAATTCCAGGAAGGTATCTTATTATGAATACCCCTGAGGAGCTTGCAGCACATGCTTTTGAAGGTGTGAGGCCTGAATTCCCAAAAGAGGTAAAAGAAGGTGACATTATTGTTGCCGGTAATAATTTCGGATGTGGTTCATCAAGAGAACACGCACCAATCGCACTTAAAGGAACAAAGATTAACTGTGTAATCGCAAAGTCCTTTGCACGTATCTTTTTCAGGAACTCTATAAACATCGGTGTAGCACTCCTTGAGTGTCCTGACACTGACAAGATAGAGGATGGTGACCAGCTTGATGTTGACTTCGCATCAGGGGTAATCAAGAACGTGACAAAAGGTGAACAGTACCAGGCAACACCTCTGCCTGAATTTGTCAGGGGTATAATGGATGCTGGCGGACTTATTGAATACACAAGGCAGATCATCTGA
- a CDS encoding Lrp/AsnC family transcriptional regulator yields MVSKKDELILSILQQGARTPISEIAKEVGLSENGVRYRLEKLEDEGYIKNYTVLLNPRKFGKGTFAIFNLEMEPKKTKESIKKLMDIEEFIKIYQTTGQYSIKAFGLFNDEEELTNFINNRLLYEIPVQNYSVEIITKNIKDSIYHI; encoded by the coding sequence ATGGTCAGCAAAAAGGATGAACTCATACTATCCATACTGCAACAGGGAGCCAGAACACCAATATCTGAAATCGCAAAAGAAGTGGGTCTTAGCGAAAATGGTGTCAGGTACCGGCTCGAAAAACTGGAAGATGAAGGATACATCAAAAACTATACCGTATTATTAAATCCCAGAAAATTCGGAAAAGGGACTTTTGCCATCTTTAATCTGGAAATGGAACCAAAGAAGACAAAGGAAAGTATTAAAAAACTAATGGATATTGAAGAGTTTATCAAAATATACCAGACAACCGGACAATATTCCATCAAAGCCTTTGGCCTTTTTAACGATGAGGAGGAACTGACTAATTTTATAAACAACCGCCTTCTCTATGAAATTCCGGTACAGAATTACAGTGTAGAGATAATTACAAAAAATATTAAGGACAGCATATATCACATCTGA
- the ablB gene encoding putative beta-lysine N-acetyltransferase yields the protein MSSDQVLKINNSIIQHGPFNDRVYLMKLSPEDYSKIPSRVEEMAEENGYSKIFSKIPSSAKDYFQETGHVEEAYVPGMYNGDEGASFMAKFLSDERENEQSPDVVESVISTALSKHNTPKEVKLSGEEDCFVCTEEDVREMARIYDRVFPSYPFPIHDPEYLLKTMQENLVYFGIRKDEKIVALASCEMDIENSNVEMTDFATLPEYRGRGYSYYLLKKMDAKMREMGIITAYTIARARSYGMNIVFSRSSYSYAGTLVNNTNISGSIESMNIWYKKLIQM from the coding sequence ATGTCGAGTGACCAGGTTCTTAAAATCAACAATTCAATAATCCAGCACGGTCCTTTCAATGACCGTGTATATTTGATGAAGCTTTCACCAGAGGATTATTCCAAAATACCCTCCAGGGTAGAAGAAATGGCAGAGGAGAATGGTTATTCAAAGATCTTCTCCAAAATTCCTTCTTCTGCAAAAGATTATTTTCAGGAAACAGGCCATGTTGAGGAAGCTTATGTGCCTGGTATGTATAATGGTGATGAAGGTGCAAGCTTCATGGCCAAGTTCCTTTCTGATGAACGTGAGAATGAGCAAAGTCCTGACGTGGTTGAATCAGTTATCAGTACCGCTCTTTCCAAGCATAATACTCCAAAAGAGGTGAAACTTTCAGGTGAAGAAGATTGTTTTGTTTGCACTGAAGAGGATGTCCGGGAAATGGCAAGAATATATGACAGGGTCTTCCCAAGTTATCCGTTTCCTATACATGACCCTGAATATCTTCTAAAGACAATGCAGGAGAACCTTGTATATTTTGGAATAAGGAAAGATGAAAAAATTGTTGCCCTGGCTTCATGTGAAATGGATATTGAAAACAGTAATGTTGAGATGACTGATTTTGCAACATTACCTGAATACCGTGGCAGGGGTTATTCTTATTATCTATTGAAAAAGATGGATGCAAAGATGCGTGAAATGGGAATTATAACCGCGTATACAATAGCAAGAGCAAGATCTTATGGAATGAATATTGTTTTCTCACGCAGTTCATACTCATACGCAGGAACTCTTGTGAACAATACCAATATTTCCGGTTCAATTGAGAGTATGAACATCTGGTACAAGAAACTTATTCAGATGTGA